One Spiribacter halobius DNA segment encodes these proteins:
- a CDS encoding glycosyltransferase: MSQSETPSGDDSAERALVYSGQLLSMGRDARCAVALTRALERILPTDLATGGPVSPQVAEWAGDLRILPYEPGMERGYGLLCNVDPLSYAEPLARRNLAWVAAPHVNNVPAPGFEILGMSDHVVAAVERLWERVATRLYPGVDAPATVLTKERIILSVGRFTAPGPLLDHGHLQAVRQFRELCESGIEDWQLVLVGGLVPGNGPYLDRIQQAAAGLNVRIVPNADQATLDAYRALAAIYWDLEGLNQPGYPGAEGAFPLALIEAAATGAVPLAVGHGAAPEFVSHGYNGFLVESGAQCVELTAKMIRAPSAWSMLSQRALETSRGWTDPRAWQERVDAVLRHRPAPRPPRHRWLDHAPDQDQVCAVIAAYNRAQQTRDCLAALRELNPQVRIILVDNGSDEDQGAGGELAEASGGLLLRRERNDGLGAALAAAVPHCDRAFVAVLHNDVVPVASGDWLDVLLAEMTDPEVGVAGAKLKRPDGTTVQFAGWGFTPQGDGAFFHLGEGCADEPRFNQRRLGLGVSSACMLCRRELFDPDPGYRIVYNDLDLCFKAAAAGLRAVYQPASVLVHLEAVTRALLPDPGRLAAADRERFFHRHAEAIARLRNGGASATASPAP; this comes from the coding sequence ATGTCGCAATCGGAAACCCCCTCCGGAGACGACAGCGCAGAGCGTGCCCTGGTCTACAGCGGCCAGCTGCTCAGCATGGGCCGCGATGCACGCTGCGCGGTCGCCCTCACCCGCGCCCTGGAGCGTATCCTGCCCACTGATCTGGCGACCGGCGGCCCGGTCTCTCCCCAGGTGGCCGAGTGGGCCGGCGATCTGCGCATCCTCCCGTACGAGCCCGGGATGGAGCGCGGCTACGGGCTGCTCTGCAACGTCGATCCGCTGAGCTACGCGGAGCCCCTCGCCCGTCGCAACCTGGCCTGGGTCGCCGCGCCCCACGTCAACAACGTGCCCGCCCCCGGGTTCGAGATCCTCGGCATGAGTGATCACGTGGTCGCCGCGGTCGAGCGCCTCTGGGAGCGTGTCGCGACCCGGCTCTACCCTGGCGTCGATGCCCCGGCCACCGTGCTGACGAAGGAGCGCATCATCCTCAGCGTCGGGCGCTTCACCGCACCCGGGCCGCTGCTGGATCACGGCCACCTGCAGGCAGTACGGCAGTTCCGCGAGCTCTGCGAATCCGGCATCGAGGACTGGCAGCTGGTGCTCGTGGGCGGCCTGGTGCCCGGCAACGGCCCCTACCTGGACCGGATCCAGCAGGCCGCCGCGGGCCTGAACGTCCGGATCGTGCCCAATGCCGACCAGGCGACGCTGGATGCCTATCGCGCCCTCGCCGCAATCTACTGGGATCTCGAAGGTCTCAACCAGCCGGGCTACCCCGGTGCCGAGGGCGCATTCCCCCTGGCGCTGATCGAGGCGGCAGCCACGGGGGCGGTGCCGCTGGCGGTCGGCCACGGTGCCGCACCGGAGTTCGTCAGCCACGGCTACAACGGCTTTCTCGTGGAATCCGGCGCGCAATGCGTGGAGCTGACCGCGAAGATGATCCGCGCGCCGTCCGCCTGGTCGATGCTCAGCCAGCGCGCGCTGGAGACGAGCCGCGGCTGGACGGACCCGCGAGCCTGGCAGGAACGGGTGGACGCGGTGCTCCGACACCGGCCGGCACCGCGACCGCCGCGGCATCGCTGGCTCGACCATGCGCCTGACCAGGATCAGGTCTGTGCGGTGATCGCGGCCTACAATCGCGCGCAGCAGACGCGGGACTGCCTGGCGGCACTGCGGGAGCTCAATCCGCAGGTGCGGATCATCCTCGTCGACAATGGCTCCGACGAGGACCAGGGCGCCGGCGGCGAGCTCGCCGAGGCGAGCGGCGGCCTGCTGCTGCGCCGCGAGCGCAACGACGGCCTCGGCGCCGCACTGGCCGCCGCCGTGCCGCACTGCGACCGCGCCTTCGTGGCCGTCCTGCATAACGACGTCGTCCCGGTCGCGAGCGGCGACTGGCTGGACGTCCTGCTCGCGGAGATGACGGATCCGGAGGTGGGCGTTGCCGGCGCCAAGCTCAAGCGCCCCGACGGCACGACGGTGCAGTTCGCCGGCTGGGGCTTCACGCCGCAGGGTGATGGTGCCTTCTTCCACCTCGGCGAGGGCTGCGCCGACGAGCCGCGCTTCAACCAGCGCCGTCTCGGGCTGGGAGTCTCGTCGGCCTGCATGCTCTGCCGCCGGGAGCTCTTCGACCCGGATCCGGGCTACCGCATCGTCTACAACGACCTCGATCTCTGCTTCAAGGCCGCGGCCGCCGGCCTGCGGGCCGTCTACCAGCCCGCGTCGGTGCTCGTGCACCTGGAGGCGGTGACACGCGCGCTGCTCCCCGACCCCGGCCGGCTCGCCGCCGCCGACCGGGAACGGTTCTTCCACCGCCATGCCGAGGCGATCGCGCGTCTGCGCAATGGCGGCGCCAGCGCTACGGCATCACCCGCACCTTGA
- a CDS encoding DUF4150 domain-containing protein, whose protein sequence is MMPGSTKQGGNCFAFPDVCKTPAPPSPSPVPVPYPNTGMVMQASKTSSKVKFCNKAVCTKKSEMSRSQGDEPGTLGGVMSNVNMSKVSYKKCSSKVKVEGQQVAHHLSMTGQNGNNANMPAGSQVSPSQVKVRVMP, encoded by the coding sequence ATGATGCCAGGGTCCACCAAGCAGGGCGGCAATTGCTTCGCGTTTCCGGATGTCTGCAAGACGCCCGCGCCGCCGTCGCCCTCGCCCGTGCCGGTACCGTATCCGAACACCGGCATGGTGATGCAGGCCAGCAAGACCAGCAGCAAGGTCAAGTTCTGCAACAAGGCGGTATGCACGAAGAAGTCCGAGATGTCCCGCTCACAGGGCGACGAGCCGGGGACGCTCGGCGGCGTGATGTCGAACGTGAACATGAGCAAGGTGAGCTACAAGAAGTGCAGCTCCAAGGTGAAGGTGGAAGGCCAGCAGGTGGCGCACCATCTCAGCATGACCGGGCAGAACGGCAACAACGCCAACATGCCCGCCGGCAGCCAGGTATCGCCGAGCCAGGTCAAGGTGCGGGTGATGCCGTAG
- a CDS encoding DUF3540 domain-containing protein: MPLEECLAEAVSAGSRYLGPARVVARDGELAVVELERSRYPAIPAVHGYRPAVGDRTLVIGDEGGALYIIGVLETARRGLRLSVDDGDLELVTTRGKARIVAAGGIELTSALAVEIRSRLGVVLSVLGRAGRLLPRLSIGPSRTELRNTELHLESEVARQTSRHAHVQADHLGVHARELEAGTGTARLSADTVLSRVSSVYTRVSGLWQLAAGRARTVVRGTSLHKAERIHSKADRDVKVKAEQIHLG; this comes from the coding sequence ATGCCACTCGAAGAATGCCTGGCCGAAGCCGTCAGCGCCGGCTCCCGCTATCTGGGGCCGGCGCGCGTGGTCGCCCGCGACGGGGAGCTTGCGGTGGTCGAGCTGGAGCGGTCGCGGTACCCGGCGATCCCCGCCGTGCACGGCTACCGCCCTGCGGTTGGCGACCGAACGCTGGTGATCGGTGACGAGGGCGGTGCGCTCTACATTATCGGCGTCCTGGAAACCGCCCGCCGCGGGCTGCGGCTCAGCGTCGACGACGGCGACCTGGAGCTGGTCACGACCAGGGGCAAGGCCCGGATCGTTGCCGCCGGCGGCATCGAGCTCACCAGTGCCCTGGCGGTGGAGATCCGCAGCCGGCTCGGGGTCGTGCTGTCGGTGCTGGGGCGGGCGGGCCGGCTGCTGCCCCGGCTGAGCATCGGGCCCAGCCGCACCGAGCTGCGCAACACCGAGCTGCACCTGGAATCGGAGGTGGCGCGGCAGACCTCCCGCCATGCCCACGTGCAGGCGGATCACCTCGGCGTGCATGCGCGCGAGCTCGAGGCCGGAACCGGCACCGCCCGCCTGAGCGCCGACACCGTGCTCAGCCGGGTGTCCAGTGTCTACACGCGCGTCTCCGGGCTCTGGCAGCTCGCGGCGGGGCGCGCGCGTACCGTGGTCCGCGGGACATCGCTGCACAAGGCGGAACGCATCCATTCCAAGGCGGACCGGGACGTCAAGGTCAAGGCCGAGCAGATTCATCTCGGCTAG
- a CDS encoding pentapeptide repeat-containing protein: MTRDEVLARVRRGESFEGEQLEDLDLSGADLGNARFERALLQRVRLRGARLHEADFRSAMLIDVDLSESACPGAAFAEALLINCDCRGADLAGASLERVRAHTDPVSRDLSRLVREGLDRGMDGEALAEQLLSLVDDETHGELSFRGAHMQGCDLRRASFTNAGFEAAVLVGADLGAANFEQCRLTGADCSRAGFRDTVLERCRLDRVVLESAALAGTVLRESELAEVRWGQARLDGVRFRGIDFTGFTGLPAAWRGCRFERCTLTAMDLSGADLGVAAFDACALEGLELSGADCSGAEFADCALAGARFGEADLRGATFRGCDLARIRLAGARLGDNVFHDCRLPGADFRGLHLVAADFSGTVLDDALLTGCDLTDTAFSQARLVRAVLSGATLTNTDFTAADLQGADLRGARLDFCELQETRLRDADLTAARFEATDLSGMDLRTWIRGENRFILCALKGACLAGLDLSGDELTDCDLEGADLRETHLGGAILTRVNFTAADLTGAVLAGAEATAADFVDCNLSGADLRGLQAPMARFVGACLELTVLADADLARAELTGARCSRADFTGVHAPFSVFARADCRHADFTDANLQQAVLHCIDDRGAIWKGARLKGVERTDPDRAAAETWQPPRP; the protein is encoded by the coding sequence ATGACGCGCGACGAGGTGCTCGCACGGGTACGGCGTGGCGAGAGCTTCGAGGGCGAGCAGCTGGAGGACCTGGACCTCTCCGGCGCCGACCTGGGCAACGCTCGCTTCGAGCGAGCGCTGCTGCAGCGGGTGCGCCTGCGTGGCGCCCGTCTGCATGAGGCCGACTTCCGCTCCGCCATGCTCATCGACGTCGACCTCTCCGAGAGCGCCTGCCCGGGGGCAGCCTTTGCCGAGGCGCTGCTGATCAACTGCGACTGCCGCGGCGCCGACCTTGCGGGGGCGAGCCTCGAGCGCGTGCGGGCGCACACCGATCCGGTCTCCCGGGATCTCTCCCGGCTGGTCCGGGAGGGGCTGGATCGGGGCATGGACGGAGAGGCGCTTGCCGAGCAGCTGCTCTCCCTGGTGGACGACGAGACCCACGGCGAGCTGAGCTTCCGCGGCGCGCACATGCAGGGCTGTGACCTGCGCCGCGCCAGCTTCACGAACGCAGGCTTCGAGGCGGCCGTGCTGGTGGGTGCGGACCTTGGCGCAGCAAACTTCGAGCAGTGCCGTCTCACCGGCGCCGACTGTTCGCGGGCCGGGTTCCGGGACACCGTGCTGGAGCGGTGCCGCCTCGATCGGGTCGTGCTGGAGAGCGCCGCCCTCGCCGGTACCGTGCTGCGGGAGTCCGAGCTCGCGGAGGTGCGCTGGGGCCAGGCGCGGCTGGACGGTGTGCGGTTCCGCGGCATCGATTTCACCGGGTTCACCGGACTGCCGGCGGCGTGGCGCGGCTGCCGCTTCGAGCGCTGCACGCTGACGGCCATGGATCTGAGCGGCGCCGACCTCGGCGTGGCCGCATTCGATGCCTGCGCGCTGGAGGGCCTGGAGCTGTCCGGCGCGGACTGCAGCGGCGCGGAGTTCGCGGACTGCGCTCTCGCCGGCGCGCGCTTCGGGGAAGCCGACCTGCGTGGTGCCACCTTCCGGGGCTGCGATCTCGCCCGGATACGGCTCGCGGGCGCGCGCCTCGGGGACAACGTGTTTCACGACTGCCGACTGCCCGGCGCCGACTTCCGCGGCCTCCATCTCGTCGCGGCCGACTTCTCCGGTACGGTCCTGGACGATGCGCTGCTGACCGGGTGCGACCTCACCGACACCGCCTTCTCGCAGGCTCGGCTGGTGCGGGCAGTGCTCTCCGGGGCCACGCTGACGAACACCGACTTCACGGCCGCGGACCTGCAGGGCGCGGATCTGCGGGGGGCACGGCTGGACTTCTGCGAGCTCCAGGAGACCCGCCTCAGGGACGCCGACCTGACCGCCGCCCGGTTCGAGGCGACAGACCTCTCAGGGATGGACCTGCGGACGTGGATCCGGGGGGAGAACCGCTTCATTCTCTGCGCCCTCAAGGGGGCCTGCCTTGCCGGGCTGGACCTCTCCGGCGACGAGCTCACGGACTGCGACCTCGAGGGCGCGGATCTGCGCGAGACGCATCTCGGCGGCGCGATCCTGACCCGGGTGAACTTCACCGCCGCCGACCTGACCGGGGCGGTGCTGGCGGGTGCCGAGGCCACCGCGGCCGATTTCGTCGACTGCAACCTCAGCGGGGCGGATCTGCGCGGGCTGCAGGCGCCGATGGCCCGCTTCGTCGGGGCGTGCCTCGAGCTCACGGTACTGGCCGACGCGGACCTCGCGCGGGCGGAGCTCACCGGTGCCCGCTGCAGCCGCGCGGACTTCACCGGGGTCCACGCGCCCTTCAGCGTCTTCGCCCGGGCCGACTGCCGGCACGCCGACTTCACCGACGCCAACCTGCAGCAGGCGGTACTGCATTGTATCGACGACCGGGGCGCGATCTGGAAGGGGGCGCGCCTGAAAGGCGTTGAGCGCACGGACCCGGACCGGGCCGCCGCCGAGACCTGGCAACCGCCGAGACCCTGA
- a CDS encoding DUF2169 family type VI secretion system accessory protein — translation MDLEDFSGFTVASVVSGQARGQGYRLTVLVKAGFALRPDGRVEPLEGQPLLEGDRPLLQGWADHTALEHPSDAVPWKPRADVLLRGTAHAPRTGRPRPAMRVGIRVGELAKTLAVFGPRRFRGGLLGTSISEPEPVNEVALTYENAYGGEGDPRNPVGKGRNGDELPNIEYLDQLIQGRGDRPDPAGFGPLSPNWEPRRGMVGSYGGDYLERRWPGFPDDFDWSYFNAAPRDQQVDGYLRGDEAVSLEGLHPDHGLIRTQLPGIRVVCIREDHDGRVERLPMNLDTLWIDADAGEIHLVWRGVTAVETFEAMEIRRLGILDERLEAPVRQASEYRQQLQALIDARDTEFEEELPAVEDTAADEPARSADTGAAPAAEPVEAEDPFPPELAEQLEALRQPQEAAEAAPAEAPALSPEVEAEAQRILGEIEAREKAEAEEQQAEEWTRERVIAAAAEGESLAGADLGGLDLSRHRFGAADFRGARLGGTDFTGSELTGACFRDCLMDGARLDGGLLARADLGGAQLDGASLLHADLSGAVLQAARLSGATLDDADLTAADCALATFARASLVGASLARARLAEADLSTARLDRARLGGCQAGKAVLAGAFLGDADLRGADLQEATLAEASLPHAQLENANLAGADLASAFLRDAVLREAILTGADFGGADLRGAILERVSAADADFTGARMEGCSFRAAMLSGAWLSSAALDGADFQGSDCTDLQLDGTSLRRARFPDADITTLRGSAGADFSDADFRGSHGREAVFEGCVLDGADFSCADLEGANFIHCSAVDADFTAADMPFARFTLARCRGARFDSANLFEGSLEGADLTGAYINGANFYGVELLDATLKAAEAEGTNLLMTKLGP, via the coding sequence ATGGACCTCGAAGACTTCTCCGGATTCACCGTCGCTTCCGTGGTGTCGGGTCAGGCGCGCGGCCAGGGCTACCGGCTGACCGTGCTTGTGAAGGCCGGGTTTGCGCTGCGGCCGGACGGCCGCGTCGAGCCGCTGGAAGGCCAGCCGTTGCTGGAGGGCGACCGGCCCTTGCTGCAGGGGTGGGCCGACCACACGGCGCTTGAGCACCCATCCGATGCTGTTCCCTGGAAACCGCGAGCAGACGTTCTGCTCCGCGGCACCGCCCATGCGCCCCGGACAGGCCGGCCGCGACCGGCGATGCGCGTGGGCATTCGCGTGGGAGAGCTTGCCAAGACCCTGGCCGTATTCGGTCCGCGCCGTTTTCGTGGTGGACTGCTCGGCACATCCATCTCCGAGCCGGAGCCCGTTAACGAGGTCGCGCTGACCTACGAGAATGCGTACGGCGGCGAGGGGGATCCGCGCAACCCGGTCGGCAAGGGGCGCAACGGCGACGAGCTGCCGAACATCGAGTACCTGGACCAGCTGATCCAGGGGCGGGGCGACCGCCCCGACCCGGCAGGGTTCGGGCCGCTGTCTCCCAACTGGGAGCCGCGTCGGGGGATGGTGGGCAGCTACGGGGGCGACTATCTCGAGCGCCGCTGGCCGGGTTTCCCCGACGACTTCGACTGGTCGTACTTCAACGCCGCACCGCGCGACCAGCAGGTGGACGGCTATCTCCGCGGGGATGAGGCGGTGTCGCTGGAAGGTCTGCATCCGGACCATGGGCTGATCCGCACGCAGCTCCCGGGAATCCGTGTTGTCTGCATCCGTGAGGACCACGACGGCCGCGTCGAGCGGCTGCCCATGAACCTGGACACGCTCTGGATCGACGCCGACGCGGGGGAGATCCACCTGGTCTGGCGGGGCGTGACCGCCGTCGAGACCTTCGAGGCCATGGAGATCCGTCGGCTGGGGATACTGGACGAGCGCCTCGAGGCGCCTGTGCGGCAGGCGTCCGAGTACAGGCAGCAGTTGCAGGCGCTGATCGACGCACGCGACACGGAATTCGAGGAGGAACTGCCCGCTGTAGAGGACACCGCGGCGGACGAGCCGGCGCGGTCCGCGGACACAGGCGCCGCGCCGGCCGCGGAGCCTGTGGAGGCAGAGGACCCTTTCCCCCCTGAGCTCGCGGAGCAGCTCGAGGCACTCAGACAGCCCCAGGAGGCGGCCGAAGCCGCCCCGGCCGAGGCTCCTGCGCTGTCGCCGGAGGTCGAGGCCGAGGCGCAGCGAATCCTGGGCGAGATCGAGGCGCGGGAGAAGGCGGAGGCGGAGGAGCAGCAGGCGGAGGAGTGGACACGGGAGCGGGTGATCGCCGCCGCCGCGGAGGGTGAGAGCCTGGCCGGGGCGGACCTCGGCGGGCTGGATCTTTCCCGGCACCGCTTCGGGGCGGCGGACTTTCGGGGCGCGCGCCTCGGCGGCACGGATTTCACCGGATCGGAGCTCACCGGCGCCTGCTTCCGGGACTGCCTCATGGACGGGGCGCGGCTGGATGGTGGGCTGCTCGCCCGGGCTGATCTGGGCGGCGCGCAACTGGACGGCGCCTCGCTGCTGCACGCGGACCTCTCCGGTGCGGTGCTGCAGGCGGCGCGGCTGTCCGGCGCAACGCTGGACGATGCGGACCTGACGGCAGCGGACTGTGCGCTGGCGACGTTCGCCCGTGCCTCCCTCGTCGGAGCCTCCCTGGCACGCGCCCGCCTGGCGGAGGCCGACCTGAGCACGGCGCGCCTGGATCGGGCGCGGCTCGGCGGCTGCCAGGCAGGGAAGGCGGTGCTCGCAGGCGCGTTTCTCGGCGATGCGGACCTGCGCGGCGCGGACCTGCAGGAAGCGACGCTCGCTGAAGCCAGCCTCCCGCACGCGCAGCTCGAGAACGCGAACCTCGCCGGCGCGGACCTCGCTTCGGCGTTCCTGCGGGACGCGGTGCTGCGGGAGGCGATACTGACCGGGGCGGACTTCGGCGGTGCCGACCTGCGCGGCGCCATCCTGGAGCGCGTGAGCGCGGCCGACGCGGACTTCACCGGTGCGCGGATGGAAGGGTGCTCGTTCCGCGCGGCGATGCTGTCCGGCGCCTGGCTGTCGTCGGCGGCCCTGGACGGCGCCGACTTCCAGGGCAGCGATTGCACGGACCTGCAGCTGGACGGCACCTCGTTGCGGAGGGCGCGCTTCCCCGACGCCGACATCACCACGCTGCGCGGCTCTGCCGGCGCGGACTTCAGCGACGCCGACTTCCGCGGCAGCCATGGCCGGGAGGCCGTCTTCGAGGGCTGCGTGCTGGACGGGGCGGACTTCTCCTGCGCCGATCTGGAGGGCGCCAACTTCATCCACTGCTCCGCCGTGGATGCGGACTTCACCGCGGCCGACATGCCATTCGCGCGCTTCACCCTCGCGCGCTGCCGGGGTGCCCGGTTCGATTCCGCGAACCTCTTCGAAGGCTCCCTCGAGGGGGCGGACCTGACGGGCGCCTACATCAACGGTGCCAATTTCTATGGGGTCGAGCTCCTCGACGCGACGCTGAAGGCAGCGGAGGCGGAGGGCACGAACCTGCTCATGACCAAGCTGGGCCCCTGA
- a CDS encoding type VI secretion system Vgr family protein, protein MSTPARDVTLAGALGDRLIVRRLSGTEQLGRPFEYTVELLGTDEALAFPDVLGQPLTVRMSLPDGGARFFNGFVTRFAQLGRSGRHALFQAHLRPWLWYLSRCSDCRIFQERSVPEIVQAVFREHGFSDFEDSLSGSYDSREYCVQYRESDLQFVSRLLEEEGIYFFFRHEEDRHTLVMADDYAAHAAPEGYEEVPYYPPGNEAGRERDHISDWLLTQEIQPELYALRDFDFEKPRANLEAKGAIERQHSAESYEVYDYPGGYREKSAGERYARVRVEEQQARFERVRGTGNVRGLGAGALFRLRGYPRDDQNREYLVTGASFEIDANPLETREVGEGTAFSCAFTAMDSQEPFRPVRSTPRPVVQGPQTAVVVGQSGQDIWTDKYGRVKVQFHWDREGSSDENSSCWVRVSQNWAGRNWGGMFLPHIGHEVLVSFLEGDPDRPIITGRVYNADNMPPEDLPSHKTKSIIRDYGDNEMVWEGKEGEQFIRINQKCGNQLIMNGKPGEESVSLSDKFGNLLLMDAVGRMIALRSPSKSSGLVLGKSKHEFTESDSFSVTGGMTGDVFMGSTSTALIGSKLITTLGHSMSVSVGSASSLSFGHTLEYANATKVTLGKSSSYSKTSKNNTLAAENDVTLDASDTVWILGGSNDQSIVKADRDELMLSYYSGSAGRDSVSTPGWRSLTGSSLGLAAHLVAQGRQYMLDHGDDAVDPIKKGEAPSPWAGTCAMVEAGGSGLAGLVGGFAAWALGAHEARAKDKAAEQNHDAISMHRSPEANMRLSKQGVKITANNGKSRISIDDKDHLEVNAKGKVDIYSQDQDILLAARGEVVFQTETTTWKKGVIRHKNFQVD, encoded by the coding sequence ATGAGCACGCCAGCACGGGACGTCACCCTGGCAGGCGCTCTCGGGGACCGCCTGATCGTACGACGCCTCTCCGGGACGGAGCAGCTGGGCCGCCCGTTCGAGTACACGGTGGAGTTGCTTGGTACGGACGAGGCGCTCGCGTTCCCGGACGTGCTCGGCCAGCCTCTGACCGTGCGCATGAGCCTGCCCGATGGCGGCGCGCGGTTCTTCAACGGGTTCGTCACCCGCTTCGCACAGCTCGGGCGCTCCGGGCGCCATGCGCTGTTCCAGGCGCATCTCCGCCCGTGGCTCTGGTACCTCAGCCGCTGCTCCGACTGCCGGATCTTCCAGGAGCGCAGCGTGCCGGAGATCGTCCAGGCGGTGTTCCGGGAGCACGGCTTCAGCGACTTCGAGGATTCGCTCAGCGGCTCGTATGACAGCCGCGAGTACTGCGTGCAGTACCGCGAGAGCGACCTTCAGTTCGTCAGTCGGCTGCTGGAGGAGGAAGGCATCTATTTCTTCTTCCGGCACGAGGAGGACAGGCACACGCTCGTGATGGCCGACGACTATGCGGCACACGCGGCACCGGAGGGCTACGAGGAGGTTCCCTACTACCCGCCCGGCAACGAGGCCGGGCGCGAGCGCGACCACATCTCCGACTGGCTGCTCACCCAGGAGATCCAGCCCGAGCTGTACGCCCTGCGCGACTTCGACTTCGAGAAGCCGCGCGCAAACCTCGAGGCGAAGGGCGCGATCGAGCGCCAGCACTCTGCGGAGAGCTACGAAGTGTACGACTACCCGGGCGGGTACCGCGAGAAGAGCGCCGGCGAGCGCTACGCCCGCGTGCGCGTGGAGGAGCAGCAGGCGCGCTTCGAGCGGGTCCGGGGCACGGGGAACGTGCGCGGCCTCGGCGCCGGAGCGCTGTTCCGGTTGCGGGGCTACCCCCGGGACGACCAGAACCGCGAGTACCTGGTGACGGGGGCGAGCTTCGAGATCGACGCCAATCCCCTCGAGACGCGCGAGGTGGGCGAGGGCACGGCATTCTCCTGCGCGTTCACCGCCATGGACAGCCAGGAGCCGTTCCGGCCGGTGCGCTCCACGCCCAGGCCCGTGGTCCAGGGTCCGCAGACGGCGGTGGTCGTCGGCCAGAGTGGCCAGGACATCTGGACCGACAAGTACGGCCGCGTGAAGGTGCAGTTCCACTGGGACCGGGAAGGCTCCAGCGACGAGAACAGCTCGTGCTGGGTGCGCGTCTCGCAGAACTGGGCCGGCAGGAACTGGGGCGGCATGTTCCTGCCTCACATCGGCCACGAGGTGCTCGTCAGCTTCCTGGAGGGCGATCCGGACCGGCCGATCATCACCGGGCGGGTCTACAACGCGGACAACATGCCGCCGGAGGATCTGCCGTCGCACAAGACGAAGAGCATCATCCGCGATTACGGCGACAACGAGATGGTCTGGGAGGGCAAGGAAGGCGAGCAGTTCATCCGGATCAACCAGAAGTGCGGCAATCAGCTGATAATGAACGGAAAGCCTGGCGAGGAAAGCGTTTCATTGAGCGACAAGTTCGGAAATCTGCTGCTCATGGATGCGGTCGGCAGGATGATCGCGCTGCGCTCGCCGAGCAAGAGCTCAGGCCTGGTGCTGGGCAAGAGCAAGCACGAGTTCACCGAGAGCGATTCCTTCTCGGTGACCGGCGGCATGACCGGTGATGTCTTCATGGGCAGTACGAGCACAGCGCTGATCGGATCCAAGCTCATCACCACGCTTGGCCACAGCATGAGCGTTTCGGTCGGCAGCGCCTCCAGCCTGTCCTTCGGACACACGCTGGAATACGCCAATGCGACCAAGGTAACCCTCGGGAAGTCCTCCTCGTATTCCAAGACCTCGAAGAACAACACCCTCGCGGCGGAGAATGATGTCACCCTCGATGCCAGCGACACCGTCTGGATCCTCGGTGGCAGTAACGACCAGTCCATCGTGAAGGCTGATCGTGATGAGCTCATGCTGAGCTACTACTCCGGCTCCGCGGGTCGCGACTCGGTAAGCACGCCCGGGTGGAGGAGCCTGACCGGCTCTTCGCTGGGCCTGGCGGCACACCTCGTCGCCCAGGGCAGGCAGTACATGCTCGATCATGGCGACGATGCGGTGGATCCGATCAAGAAGGGCGAGGCACCGAGTCCCTGGGCGGGCACCTGTGCCATGGTCGAGGCGGGTGGCTCCGGGCTTGCCGGGCTGGTGGGCGGCTTCGCAGCCTGGGCGCTTGGTGCCCATGAGGCGAGGGCGAAGGACAAGGCCGCGGAGCAGAACCACGATGCGATCTCAATGCATCGATCGCCCGAAGCGAACATGCGGCTTTCCAAGCAGGGAGTGAAGATCACCGCGAATAACGGCAAGTCCAGGATATCGATCGATGACAAGGATCACCTGGAGGTGAACGCAAAAGGAAAAGTGGATATTTACAGTCAGGATCAGGATATTCTTCTGGCGGCTCGTGGCGAGGTGGTTTTTCAAACCGAGACAACGACCTGGAAGAAAGGGGTGATCAGGCACAAGAACTTCCAGGTGGATTGA